Proteins from a genomic interval of Ictalurus furcatus strain D&B chromosome 2, Billie_1.0, whole genome shotgun sequence:
- the nek1 gene encoding serine/threonine-protein kinase Nek1 isoform X6, protein MKNLVLNIIRGSYPPVSVHYSQDLRALLGLLFKRNPRERPSVGAILNKPFLARRIQKFLSPQLIAQEFSKQSKINVAQGVPAKHPIPGPASITPAQKITKPAAKYGVPLIAKRPADTVRKPADAARKPAERKLGVKFRQALPPEAVQRRMSRLEEERRRHEDGAKKKRVELMERERKQREQMFILKAAQMKRFEREKLNRINRAREQGWKNVLSSSGGSSPERKFFGGGGMGVSPTPVPIPSLPGPAHVPPSLPGSKASGDCIPAKPALDPGMPNGHACISDHYSVKSQARRTSLQNETVTKNDYANRLRAQVAAERANQVKEFLQRKQEALHNKVRAEGQLEYLARLRQIRLQNFNERLQIKARLRGEKHDSECSDSQESCEELELRRKKIEALKVQSKARAAVLKEQLEKKRREAYEKEKKAWKEHLAARGVKVDIGPPKGAAPPWPDHTPQDAITKATPSSRPNTPAISMTAALKDVGVTASGQSSPMKEDHSKPETSDVQSDRKEILRRLNHNLRAYPSKEEGEQEMTPLSEPGPAPQPCQPVTDERPQSGGDRRRWETGAPPVLSVAQCTLEDTCSTMAGSQTASSEASPVSGGDRKKWQPGDVPLAVAHQTLEDTSITTAEQTTGEVIPMEAWQGEGLRKVWGQTPVSEVLKILEQAELQPLTQCLDNSSICDDTHTESLNPTLGTSDDPEGVTLGPYLQPSQAVIDQDQEEQATISKVQDQQPAICPDQEHQAVIVQVQDQQVDIAPDQEQEVTIPQDQDQHTQNDQDHEQVSECPKALSGAVVISSHKLKPDSPEKSLPDEKGTEETDEVESLVLEDDLPQISRPPAEVVKAWGEKAVQPGPQEGTATPAEKQNDEKTLGVEDEKQMGDAVPGDAAFVRLSCSPAHRRAVALSTMSTQSSVEDRSSSVTSRSRSVSPLRRHDDALLIGLSTGLFDANNPKMLRTCSLPDLRKIFSGSTEPDGASAQDNNLEIEDLEDKEDEQSDTDAYEDEDLRELRASMERLLQQQQSDDDDDEETGMSDGSPLDEDEHAGLNGQSKSSSVEGTLKSAAALEEDDDDPDSSPEEEASNGHDAEEDEEQNSEGKLNEEWQSDDGEEEGMSDLEQQDSIFSRLEVLRFHLEQAMGFEHFIQAYNKIKEQIEDEDKSIAVGSDMVQSILGPEHQHLYPKILHLVMADGAYEEDNDE, encoded by the exons ATGAAGAATTTGGTGCTGAACATCATCCGAGGTTCATACCCCCCAGTGTCGGTGCATTACTCTCAGGATCTGCGTGCTCTCTTGGGCCTGCTTTTCAAACGCAACCCGCGGGAGAGACCCTCAGTCGGTGCCATACTGAACAAGCCGTTTCTCGCCCGCAGAATCCAGAAGTTTCTCTCTCCGCAG ctcATCGCTCAGGAATTCAGCAAACAATCCAAAATAAATGTGGCCCAGGGAGTACCAG CCAAGCACCCAATCCCTGGTCCAGCATCCATTACCCCTGCTCAGAAAATCACTAAACCAGCCGCCAAATACGGAGTGCCTTTAATAGCGAAGAGACCTGCCGACACCGTCCGGAAACCAGCTGATGCAGCCAGGAAACCGGCAGAGAGGAAGCTCGGGGTCAAATTCAGACAG GCTCTTCCTCCAGAAGCagttcagaggagaatgagtcgactggaggaggagaggaggaggcatgAG GATGGAGCGAAGAAAAAACGAGTGGagctgatggagagagagaggaaacagcGAGAGCAG ATGTTTATCCTGAAGGCTGCTCAGATGAAAAGATTTGAGAGGGAGAAG CTTAATAGGATCAACCGTGCACGAGAGCAAGGCTGGAAGAACGTTTTAAGCTCCAGTGGAGGAAGTAGCCCGGAGAGGAAG TTTTTTGGGGGTGGAGGTATGGGAGTCTCTCCTACTCCAGTACCAATCCCCTCTCTTCCTGGACCTGCCCATGTCCCACCTTCACTTCCGGGCTCCAAAGCTTCAGGGGACTGCATCCCAGCAAA GCCTGCCCTAGACCCTGGAATGCCTAATGGGCATGCCTGCATCTCAGATCATTACTCTGTCAAGAGCCAGGCACGGAGGACAAGTCTCCAAAACGAGACCGTAACTAAAAATGACTATGCTAACAG GCTGCGAGCTCAGGTTGCGGCAGAGAGGGCCAATCAGGTGAAGGAGTTCCTGCAGCGCAAACAAGAAGCCCTGCACAATAAAGTCCGTGCCGAAGGCCAGTTG GAGTACTTGGCACGGTTGAGGCAGATCAGACTGCAGAACTTTAACGAGCGCCTGCAGATTAAAGCTCGCCTCAGAGGAGAGAAG catgacagtgagtGTTCAGACAGTCAGGAGTCTTGCGAGGAGTTGGAGCTCAGGAGGAAAAAGATTGAAGCTCTGAAG GTGCAGTCGAAGGCCCGTGCAGCTGTCCTGAAAGAGCAGCTAGAGAAGAAACGGAGAGAGGCTTacgagaaagaaaagaaagcatgGAAAGAGCAT CTCGCCGCTCGAGGAGTAAAGGTTGACATCGGACCCCCGAAAGGAGCTGCGCCACCTTGGCCTGACCACACCCCTCAGGATGCCATCACTAAAGCCACACCCTCTTCTAGACCCAACACTCCAGCCATCTCTATGACTGCAGCGCTGAAGGATGTGGGCGTG ACTGCATCTGGGCAGAGTTCCCCAATGAAGGAAGATCACTCAAAACCCGAGACATCAGATGTTCAG AGTGACAGGAAGGAGATTCTGCGCAGACTGAATCATAATTTAAGGGCTTACCCTTCTAAAGAAGAGGGCGAGCAAGAGATGACACCTCTCAGTGAGCCAGGCCCCGCCCCTCAGCCCTGCCAGCCAGTCACAGATGAGAGACCACAATCTGGGGGTGACAGACGTAGATGGGAGACTGGAGCTCCTCCTGTACTCTCAGTAGCACAGTGCACTCTGGAGGACACGTGTAGCACTATGGCAG GCTCTCAGACAGCGTCTTCAGAGGCGAGTCCCGTCTCTGGTGGTGACAGGAAGAAGTGGCAGCCTGGTGATGTTCCGCTTGCTGTGGCTCATCAGACTCTGGAGGACACCAGTATCACTACAGCAG AACAGACAACAGGTGAGGTCATTCCTATGGAGGCCTGGCAAGGGGAGGGGCTAAGGAAAGTATGGGGGCAGACCCCAgtttcagaagttttgaaaatTCTCGAGCAGGCTGAACTTCAGCCACTCACCCAGTGCCTGGATAACAGCAGCATTTGTGACGATACACACACCG AAAGCCTTAACCCTACATTGGGGACTTCAGATGATCCTGAAGGAGTTACGTTGGGGCCTTACCTTCAGCCAAGCCAAGCCGTCATTGACCAAGACCAGGAAGAGCAAGCCACGATCAGCAAGGTCCAGGATCAGCAACCTGCTATTTGCCCAGATCAGGAACATCAAGCTGTCATTGTGCAGGTCCAAGATCAGCAAGTTGACATTGCCCCAGATCAGGAACAAGAAGTTACCATTCCCCAGGACCAAGATCAGCACACTCAGAATGACCAGGACCATGAGCAAGTATCAGAGTGTCCAAAGGCTCTGTCAGGCGCAGTAGTGATCAGCAGTCACAAACTAAAACCAGACTCACCAGAGAAGAGTCTCCCTGATGAAAAAGGGACTGAGG AAACAGATGAAGTAGAGAGTTTGGTTCTGGAGGACGACCTTCCGCAGATATCCAGACCTCCGGCTGAAGTGGTAAAAGCGTGGGGAGAGAAGGCTGTCCAACCCGG GCCACAAGAGGGCACTGCAACACCAGCAGAGAAGCAGAATGACGAAAAGACTCTAGGTGTGGAGGATGAAAAGCAAATGGGGGATGCAG TGCCTGGTGACGCTGCATTTGTGAGGTTGAGCTGTAGTCCAGCACACAGGCGCGCAGTGGCGCTGTCCACCATGTCCACCCAGTCCTCGGTGGAAGACAGGTCGTCCTCCGTCACTTCCCGCTCACGCTCCGTGTCACCACTACGCCGCCATGACGACGCACTTTTGATCGGCCTCTCCACCGGCCTTTTTGACGCCAACAACCCTAAG ATGCTGAGGACATGCTCTCTACCAGATCTCCGTAAAATCTTCAGTGGCTCTACAGAACCTGATGGTGCCTCTGCGCAGGATAACAATCTGGAGATCGAGGACCTGGAGGACAAAGAGGATGAGCAGTCTGATACAGA TGCATATGAGGATGAAGATCTGCGAGAGCTCAGAGCCTCGATGGAGAGGCTGCTTCAACAGCAAcaaagtgatgatgatgatgatgaagagacTGGTATGTCTGATGGCAGTCCTCTTGATGAAGACGAGCATGCCGGATTGAATGGTCAGAGCAAGAGCAGTTCAGTGGAGGGTACCTTGAAGAGTGCAGCAGCTCTggaggaggatgatgacgaTCCTGACAGCAGTCCTGAAGAAGAGGCCAGCAACGGGCATGATgcagaggaggatgaagaaCAGAACAGCGAGGGGAAGCTCAACGAGGAGTGGCAGTCAG ATGACGGTGAGGAAGAGGGGATGAGTGATTTGGAGCAGCAGGACAGTATATTCAGCCGTCTGGAAGTGCTGCGTTTTCATTTGGAGCAGGCCATGGGCTTTGAGCACTTCATCCAAGCCTACAACAAGATCAAG GAACAAATTGAAGACGAAGACAAGAGCATCGCTGTGGGTTCTGACATGGTGCAAAGCATTCTGGGACCTGAGCACCAGCACCTGTATCCCAAAATCCTCCACTTAGTAATGGCAGATGGAGCATATGAGGAAG ATAATGACGAATGA
- the nek1 gene encoding serine/threonine-protein kinase Nek1 isoform X5: MCTLKHAFEAGNMKNLVLNIIRGSYPPVSVHYSQDLRALLGLLFKRNPRERPSVGAILNKPFLARRIQKFLSPQLIAQEFSKQSKINVAQGVPAKHPIPGPASITPAQKITKPAAKYGVPLIAKRPADTVRKPADAARKPAERKLGVKFRQALPPEAVQRRMSRLEEERRRHEDGAKKKRVELMERERKQREQMFILKAAQMKRFEREKLNRINRAREQGWKNVLSSSGGSSPERKFFGGGGMGVSPTPVPIPSLPGPAHVPPSLPGSKASGDCIPAKPALDPGMPNGHACISDHYSVKSQARRTSLQNETVTKNDYANRLRAQVAAERANQVKEFLQRKQEALHNKVRAEGQLEYLARLRQIRLQNFNERLQIKARLRGEKHDSECSDSQESCEELELRRKKIEALKVQSKARAAVLKEQLEKKRREAYEKEKKAWKEHLAARGVKVDIGPPKGAAPPWPDHTPQDAITKATPSSRPNTPAISMTAALKDVGVTASGQSSPMKEDHSKPETSDVQSDRKEILRRLNHNLRAYPSKEEGEQEMTPLSEPGPAPQPCQPVTDERPQSGGDRRRWETGAPPVLSVAQCTLEDTCSTMAGSQTASSEASPVSGGDRKKWQPGDVPLAVAHQTLEDTSITTAEQTTGEVIPMEAWQGEGLRKVWGQTPVSEVLKILEQAELQPLTQCLDNSSICDDTHTESLNPTLGTSDDPEGVTLGPYLQPSQAVIDQDQEEQATISKVQDQQPAICPDQEHQAVIVQVQDQQVDIAPDQEQEVTIPQDQDQHTQNDQDHEQVSECPKALSGAVVISSHKLKPDSPEKSLPDEKGTEETDEVESLVLEDDLPQISRPPAEVVKAWGEKAVQPGPQEGTATPAEKQNDEKTLGVEDEKQMGDAVPGDAAFVRLSCSPAHRRAVALSTMSTQSSVEDRSSSVTSRSRSVSPLRRHDDALLIGLSTGLFDANNPKMLRTCSLPDLRKIFSGSTEPDGASAQDNNLEIEDLEDKEDEQSDTDAYEDEDLRELRASMERLLQQQQSDDDDDEETGMSDGSPLDEDEHAGLNGQSKSSSVEGTLKSAAALEEDDDDPDSSPEEEASNGHDAEEDEEQNSEGKLNEEWQSDDGEEEGMSDLEQQDSIFSRLEVLRFHLEQAMGFEHFIQAYNKIKEQIEDEDKSIAVGSDMVQSILGPEHQHLYPKILHLVMADGAYEEDNDE, translated from the exons ATGTGCACACTTAAGCATGCT TTCGAGGCCGGGAACATGAAGAATTTGGTGCTGAACATCATCCGAGGTTCATACCCCCCAGTGTCGGTGCATTACTCTCAGGATCTGCGTGCTCTCTTGGGCCTGCTTTTCAAACGCAACCCGCGGGAGAGACCCTCAGTCGGTGCCATACTGAACAAGCCGTTTCTCGCCCGCAGAATCCAGAAGTTTCTCTCTCCGCAG ctcATCGCTCAGGAATTCAGCAAACAATCCAAAATAAATGTGGCCCAGGGAGTACCAG CCAAGCACCCAATCCCTGGTCCAGCATCCATTACCCCTGCTCAGAAAATCACTAAACCAGCCGCCAAATACGGAGTGCCTTTAATAGCGAAGAGACCTGCCGACACCGTCCGGAAACCAGCTGATGCAGCCAGGAAACCGGCAGAGAGGAAGCTCGGGGTCAAATTCAGACAG GCTCTTCCTCCAGAAGCagttcagaggagaatgagtcgactggaggaggagaggaggaggcatgAG GATGGAGCGAAGAAAAAACGAGTGGagctgatggagagagagaggaaacagcGAGAGCAG ATGTTTATCCTGAAGGCTGCTCAGATGAAAAGATTTGAGAGGGAGAAG CTTAATAGGATCAACCGTGCACGAGAGCAAGGCTGGAAGAACGTTTTAAGCTCCAGTGGAGGAAGTAGCCCGGAGAGGAAG TTTTTTGGGGGTGGAGGTATGGGAGTCTCTCCTACTCCAGTACCAATCCCCTCTCTTCCTGGACCTGCCCATGTCCCACCTTCACTTCCGGGCTCCAAAGCTTCAGGGGACTGCATCCCAGCAAA GCCTGCCCTAGACCCTGGAATGCCTAATGGGCATGCCTGCATCTCAGATCATTACTCTGTCAAGAGCCAGGCACGGAGGACAAGTCTCCAAAACGAGACCGTAACTAAAAATGACTATGCTAACAG GCTGCGAGCTCAGGTTGCGGCAGAGAGGGCCAATCAGGTGAAGGAGTTCCTGCAGCGCAAACAAGAAGCCCTGCACAATAAAGTCCGTGCCGAAGGCCAGTTG GAGTACTTGGCACGGTTGAGGCAGATCAGACTGCAGAACTTTAACGAGCGCCTGCAGATTAAAGCTCGCCTCAGAGGAGAGAAG catgacagtgagtGTTCAGACAGTCAGGAGTCTTGCGAGGAGTTGGAGCTCAGGAGGAAAAAGATTGAAGCTCTGAAG GTGCAGTCGAAGGCCCGTGCAGCTGTCCTGAAAGAGCAGCTAGAGAAGAAACGGAGAGAGGCTTacgagaaagaaaagaaagcatgGAAAGAGCAT CTCGCCGCTCGAGGAGTAAAGGTTGACATCGGACCCCCGAAAGGAGCTGCGCCACCTTGGCCTGACCACACCCCTCAGGATGCCATCACTAAAGCCACACCCTCTTCTAGACCCAACACTCCAGCCATCTCTATGACTGCAGCGCTGAAGGATGTGGGCGTG ACTGCATCTGGGCAGAGTTCCCCAATGAAGGAAGATCACTCAAAACCCGAGACATCAGATGTTCAG AGTGACAGGAAGGAGATTCTGCGCAGACTGAATCATAATTTAAGGGCTTACCCTTCTAAAGAAGAGGGCGAGCAAGAGATGACACCTCTCAGTGAGCCAGGCCCCGCCCCTCAGCCCTGCCAGCCAGTCACAGATGAGAGACCACAATCTGGGGGTGACAGACGTAGATGGGAGACTGGAGCTCCTCCTGTACTCTCAGTAGCACAGTGCACTCTGGAGGACACGTGTAGCACTATGGCAG GCTCTCAGACAGCGTCTTCAGAGGCGAGTCCCGTCTCTGGTGGTGACAGGAAGAAGTGGCAGCCTGGTGATGTTCCGCTTGCTGTGGCTCATCAGACTCTGGAGGACACCAGTATCACTACAGCAG AACAGACAACAGGTGAGGTCATTCCTATGGAGGCCTGGCAAGGGGAGGGGCTAAGGAAAGTATGGGGGCAGACCCCAgtttcagaagttttgaaaatTCTCGAGCAGGCTGAACTTCAGCCACTCACCCAGTGCCTGGATAACAGCAGCATTTGTGACGATACACACACCG AAAGCCTTAACCCTACATTGGGGACTTCAGATGATCCTGAAGGAGTTACGTTGGGGCCTTACCTTCAGCCAAGCCAAGCCGTCATTGACCAAGACCAGGAAGAGCAAGCCACGATCAGCAAGGTCCAGGATCAGCAACCTGCTATTTGCCCAGATCAGGAACATCAAGCTGTCATTGTGCAGGTCCAAGATCAGCAAGTTGACATTGCCCCAGATCAGGAACAAGAAGTTACCATTCCCCAGGACCAAGATCAGCACACTCAGAATGACCAGGACCATGAGCAAGTATCAGAGTGTCCAAAGGCTCTGTCAGGCGCAGTAGTGATCAGCAGTCACAAACTAAAACCAGACTCACCAGAGAAGAGTCTCCCTGATGAAAAAGGGACTGAGG AAACAGATGAAGTAGAGAGTTTGGTTCTGGAGGACGACCTTCCGCAGATATCCAGACCTCCGGCTGAAGTGGTAAAAGCGTGGGGAGAGAAGGCTGTCCAACCCGG GCCACAAGAGGGCACTGCAACACCAGCAGAGAAGCAGAATGACGAAAAGACTCTAGGTGTGGAGGATGAAAAGCAAATGGGGGATGCAG TGCCTGGTGACGCTGCATTTGTGAGGTTGAGCTGTAGTCCAGCACACAGGCGCGCAGTGGCGCTGTCCACCATGTCCACCCAGTCCTCGGTGGAAGACAGGTCGTCCTCCGTCACTTCCCGCTCACGCTCCGTGTCACCACTACGCCGCCATGACGACGCACTTTTGATCGGCCTCTCCACCGGCCTTTTTGACGCCAACAACCCTAAG ATGCTGAGGACATGCTCTCTACCAGATCTCCGTAAAATCTTCAGTGGCTCTACAGAACCTGATGGTGCCTCTGCGCAGGATAACAATCTGGAGATCGAGGACCTGGAGGACAAAGAGGATGAGCAGTCTGATACAGA TGCATATGAGGATGAAGATCTGCGAGAGCTCAGAGCCTCGATGGAGAGGCTGCTTCAACAGCAAcaaagtgatgatgatgatgatgaagagacTGGTATGTCTGATGGCAGTCCTCTTGATGAAGACGAGCATGCCGGATTGAATGGTCAGAGCAAGAGCAGTTCAGTGGAGGGTACCTTGAAGAGTGCAGCAGCTCTggaggaggatgatgacgaTCCTGACAGCAGTCCTGAAGAAGAGGCCAGCAACGGGCATGATgcagaggaggatgaagaaCAGAACAGCGAGGGGAAGCTCAACGAGGAGTGGCAGTCAG ATGACGGTGAGGAAGAGGGGATGAGTGATTTGGAGCAGCAGGACAGTATATTCAGCCGTCTGGAAGTGCTGCGTTTTCATTTGGAGCAGGCCATGGGCTTTGAGCACTTCATCCAAGCCTACAACAAGATCAAG GAACAAATTGAAGACGAAGACAAGAGCATCGCTGTGGGTTCTGACATGGTGCAAAGCATTCTGGGACCTGAGCACCAGCACCTGTATCCCAAAATCCTCCACTTAGTAATGGCAGATGGAGCATATGAGGAAG ATAATGACGAATGA